The following are encoded together in the Gordonia insulae genome:
- a CDS encoding aromatic ring-hydroxylating oxygenase subunit alpha, producing the protein MTISDSVTAVSPTDHVSAAGNRIVSGPLQSDSSQRALIPARAYVGQEEFDLEQERIFSSGWVWAGFAHWVDEPGKVHPVTVGGKPLLIIRGEDEQVRVFHNSCRHRGMAMLDEPAKVRRRIQCAYHCWSYNLDGSLHATPYFKRERTRALPEGADDLGLLAVSSRVWAGMVFVNLATDFADTDAAAADFAEMLAPITARWDHVDFDRIHLADEREFDIAVNWKLVVENFLDFYHLPFIHPQVGPVSASLDVDDVWLADHIIGGMYPRGAAGKTAKSDESLPFLGDVPVERTESQDIFCVFPNALLFLEADWFQVIGFDAAAPDRTVEHMAIFVDCDAAAEKYGPARKSLTNILFEVNEQDLPILHRLQVGRHSPASDRTNLVTHWDQITAHFQDLVARKAGYQ; encoded by the coding sequence ATGACCATCAGCGACAGCGTCACGGCGGTGTCCCCCACCGATCACGTCAGCGCCGCAGGCAACCGGATCGTGTCCGGACCGCTGCAGAGCGACAGCAGCCAGCGAGCGCTGATTCCGGCGCGCGCCTATGTGGGACAAGAAGAGTTCGACCTGGAACAGGAGCGGATCTTCTCCTCGGGTTGGGTGTGGGCCGGGTTCGCCCATTGGGTCGACGAGCCGGGCAAGGTGCATCCGGTGACGGTCGGGGGCAAACCCCTGCTGATCATCCGGGGCGAGGACGAGCAGGTCCGCGTCTTTCACAACTCGTGCCGTCACCGTGGCATGGCCATGCTCGATGAGCCCGCCAAAGTCCGTCGGCGCATCCAGTGCGCGTATCACTGCTGGTCGTACAACCTCGACGGAAGCCTTCACGCCACACCGTATTTCAAGCGAGAGCGCACCCGCGCGCTACCTGAAGGCGCCGACGACCTCGGCCTGCTCGCCGTCTCGTCGCGTGTGTGGGCGGGCATGGTGTTCGTGAACCTGGCCACCGACTTCGCCGACACCGACGCTGCGGCCGCGGATTTCGCCGAGATGTTGGCGCCCATCACCGCACGTTGGGATCACGTCGATTTCGACCGCATCCATCTCGCCGACGAACGCGAGTTCGACATCGCGGTGAATTGGAAGCTGGTGGTGGAGAACTTCCTCGACTTCTATCACCTACCGTTCATCCACCCCCAGGTCGGTCCGGTCAGCGCCTCACTCGACGTCGATGACGTGTGGCTCGCCGATCACATCATCGGCGGGATGTATCCGCGGGGCGCGGCCGGCAAGACCGCGAAATCCGACGAGTCGCTGCCCTTCCTCGGTGACGTGCCCGTCGAGCGCACCGAGAGCCAGGACATCTTCTGCGTCTTCCCCAACGCGCTGCTGTTCCTCGAGGCCGACTGGTTCCAGGTCATCGGGTTCGACGCCGCCGCCCCGGACCGTACGGTGGAACACATGGCGATCTTCGTCGACTGCGATGCCGCCGCCGAGAAGTACGGCCCGGCCCGCAAGAGTCTGACCAACATCCTGTTCGAGGTGAACGAGCAGGATCTGCCGATCCTGCATCGACTGCAGGTGGGGCGCCACTCACCCGCGTCGGATCGAACCAATCTGGTGACCCATTGGGATCAGATCACCGCGCACTTCCAGGATCTCGTCGCCCGCAAGGCCGGCTACCAATGA
- a CDS encoding class II aldolase/adducin family protein, which produces MSGSDAGEAELRRQLAAVYRLVAHYKMTDLIFTHISVRIPGPEDHFLINPYGLLFEEITASNLVRIDLDGNVVGDSSAVVNPAGFVIHSAIHRERADAHCILHTHTLAGCAVAASATGLLPLNQISMEFHNRVGYHDYEGVALNVDEQKRIVDDIGSHPALILRNHGLLTVGETPGRAFLRMFYLNKACEIQVAATRAGDLVLPDPAVAEHAARQLNGEDAGDDYTDDVGLDLAWDAMVRLVERIAPDYKD; this is translated from the coding sequence ATGAGCGGCAGCGACGCCGGCGAGGCCGAGCTCCGACGCCAGCTCGCCGCCGTGTATCGGCTGGTGGCGCACTACAAGATGACCGATCTCATCTTCACCCACATCTCGGTGCGCATCCCGGGCCCCGAGGATCATTTCCTGATCAATCCGTATGGGCTGTTGTTCGAGGAGATCACCGCGTCGAACCTGGTGCGGATCGACCTCGACGGCAACGTCGTCGGCGACAGTTCGGCCGTGGTGAACCCTGCCGGTTTCGTCATCCACAGCGCCATCCATCGCGAACGGGCAGACGCCCACTGCATTCTGCACACCCACACGCTCGCCGGGTGCGCGGTCGCGGCGTCGGCGACGGGACTGCTGCCGCTCAACCAGATCTCGATGGAGTTCCACAACCGGGTCGGCTATCACGACTACGAGGGGGTGGCACTCAACGTCGACGAACAGAAGCGGATCGTCGACGACATCGGATCGCACCCGGCGCTGATCCTGCGCAACCACGGACTGTTGACCGTGGGCGAGACGCCCGGGCGGGCGTTCCTGCGGATGTTTTACCTCAACAAGGCCTGCGAGATCCAGGTGGCGGCCACCCGCGCCGGCGACCTGGTCTTGCCCGACCCCGCCGTCGCCGAGCACGCCGCGCGCCAACTCAACGGCGAAGACGCCGGCGACGACTACACCGACGATGTGGGCCTGGATCTGGCCTGGGACGCCATGGTGCGCCTCGTCGAGCGCATCGCCCCGGACTACAAGGACTGA
- the speB gene encoding agmatinase, translated as MTANMIRGPLDASATPRYTEPSTFARLPRLDEVPGAAVKIIGIPFDSGVSYRPGARFGPGHIRASSKLLRPYNPALDVAPFGIQQVADAGDIAVNPFDIVEALATVEHAATDLTADGARLLTLGGDHTLALPLLRAVHKERGKIAVLHFDAHLDTWDTYFGAPFTHGTPFRRASEEGLIDMERSMHVGIRGPLYGKADLEADGVLGFQIVRSDDYQFDGVRSIIERVHRRMAGGPVYISVDIDVLDPAHAPGTGTPEAGGMTSRELLNTLRGLVGLDIVGADIVEVAPAYDHAEITGIAAAHVGYELLSVLAANEAHRSGH; from the coding sequence ATGACCGCAAACATGATTCGCGGACCGCTGGATGCCAGCGCAACCCCGCGCTATACCGAACCGTCCACCTTTGCCCGGCTGCCCCGGCTCGACGAGGTGCCCGGTGCGGCGGTGAAGATCATCGGCATCCCGTTCGACAGTGGTGTCAGCTACCGGCCCGGCGCCCGGTTCGGCCCCGGCCACATCCGCGCGTCGTCAAAGCTGCTGCGCCCCTATAACCCTGCGCTGGATGTGGCGCCGTTCGGCATCCAGCAGGTGGCCGACGCCGGCGACATCGCCGTCAATCCGTTCGACATCGTCGAAGCGCTCGCGACTGTCGAGCATGCGGCAACCGACCTGACCGCCGACGGCGCCCGCCTGCTCACCCTGGGCGGCGACCACACCCTGGCACTGCCGCTGCTGCGAGCGGTCCACAAGGAGCGCGGCAAGATCGCGGTGCTGCACTTCGACGCGCACCTCGACACCTGGGACACCTACTTCGGCGCGCCGTTCACCCACGGCACCCCGTTTCGTCGCGCCAGCGAAGAGGGACTGATCGACATGGAGCGATCCATGCACGTCGGCATCCGCGGCCCCCTCTACGGCAAGGCCGACCTCGAGGCCGACGGCGTGCTCGGCTTTCAGATCGTGCGCTCGGACGACTACCAGTTCGACGGTGTCCGCAGCATCATCGAACGCGTACACCGGCGGATGGCCGGTGGACCCGTGTACATCTCCGTCGACATCGACGTTCTCGACCCGGCACACGCACCGGGCACCGGCACCCCGGAAGCCGGCGGCATGACCTCGCGCGAGTTGCTCAACACCCTGCGCGGCCTGGTCGGCCTCGACATCGTGGGCGCCGACATCGTGGAGGTGGCCCCCGCCTACGACCACGCCGAGATCACCGGCATCGCCGCCGCCCACGTGGGCTACGAACTGTTGTCGGTGCTCGCCGCCAACGAGGCACACCGGTCGGGTCACTGA